In Amycolatopsis coloradensis, one genomic interval encodes:
- a CDS encoding carboxyl transferase domain-containing protein: protein MDTPVLSTSADPGSDEYARSVTSHAELVEDLRKRLAAARLGGPEKSRTRHVERGKLLPRDRVDTLLDPGSPFLELSPLAATGLYDDEAPSAGIITGIGRVSGRECVIVANDATVKGGTYYPMTVKKHLRAQEVALHNNLPCVYLVDSGGAFLPRQDEVFPDREHFGRIFYNQATMSARGIPQIAAVLGSCTAGGAYVPAMSDEAVIVRNQGTIFLGGPPLVKAATGEVVTAEELGGGDVHSRQSGVTDHLAEDDADALRIVRSIVSTLGPRTPRPWDVLPAEAPVADPNELYGVVPTDPRVPYDVREVIARIVDGSRFGEFKKEYGSTLVTGFARIHGHPVGIIANNGVLFAESAMKGAHFIELCDKRSIPLLFLQNITGFMVGKAYEAGGIAKHGAKMVTAVACARVPKLTVVIGGSFGAGNYSMCGRAYSPRFLWMWPNARISVMGGEQAASVLSTVRRDAIEARGGEWSTEDEEAFKEPIRDQYEAQGSPYYSTARLWDDGVIDPADTRTVLGLALSATANAPLSDVNYGVFRM from the coding sequence ATGGACACACCCGTACTGAGCACTTCTGCCGATCCGGGCAGCGACGAGTACGCCCGCAGCGTCACCTCCCACGCCGAGCTGGTCGAGGACCTGCGCAAGCGGCTCGCCGCGGCCCGGCTCGGGGGCCCGGAGAAATCCCGCACCCGCCACGTCGAGCGGGGCAAGCTCCTGCCACGCGACCGGGTCGACACCCTCCTCGACCCGGGTTCGCCGTTCCTGGAGTTGTCCCCGCTGGCCGCCACCGGACTGTACGACGACGAGGCGCCCTCGGCCGGGATCATCACCGGAATCGGGCGGGTCTCCGGCCGCGAATGCGTGATCGTCGCCAACGACGCGACGGTCAAGGGCGGCACCTACTACCCGATGACCGTCAAGAAGCACCTGCGTGCGCAAGAGGTCGCGCTGCACAACAACCTGCCGTGCGTCTACCTGGTGGACTCCGGTGGCGCGTTCCTGCCCAGGCAGGACGAGGTCTTCCCGGATCGTGAGCACTTCGGCCGGATCTTCTACAACCAGGCCACGATGTCGGCGCGCGGCATCCCCCAGATCGCCGCGGTGCTCGGGTCCTGCACCGCCGGCGGCGCGTACGTCCCGGCCATGAGCGACGAAGCGGTCATCGTGCGGAACCAGGGCACCATCTTCCTCGGCGGCCCGCCGCTGGTGAAGGCCGCGACAGGCGAGGTCGTCACAGCGGAGGAGCTCGGCGGCGGCGACGTCCATTCGCGTCAGTCCGGCGTCACCGACCACCTGGCCGAGGACGACGCCGACGCGTTGCGCATCGTTCGCTCGATCGTGTCGACTTTGGGGCCGCGGACGCCGCGCCCTTGGGACGTCCTCCCGGCGGAGGCTCCGGTCGCCGACCCGAACGAGTTGTACGGCGTCGTCCCGACCGACCCGCGCGTGCCCTACGACGTCCGCGAGGTCATCGCCCGGATCGTCGACGGCAGCCGGTTCGGCGAGTTCAAGAAGGAGTACGGCTCGACGCTGGTCACCGGGTTCGCCCGGATCCACGGCCACCCCGTCGGCATCATCGCGAACAACGGCGTGCTGTTCGCCGAGTCCGCGATGAAGGGCGCGCACTTCATCGAACTGTGCGACAAACGCTCGATCCCGCTGCTGTTCCTCCAGAACATCACCGGTTTCATGGTCGGCAAGGCCTACGAGGCGGGCGGCATCGCCAAGCACGGCGCGAAGATGGTCACCGCGGTGGCTTGCGCGCGCGTGCCGAAGCTGACCGTCGTCATCGGCGGCTCGTTCGGCGCGGGCAACTATTCGATGTGCGGCCGCGCGTACTCGCCGCGGTTCCTGTGGATGTGGCCGAACGCGCGGATCTCGGTGATGGGTGGCGAGCAGGCGGCGTCGGTGCTTTCGACGGTCCGCCGGGACGCCATCGAGGCTCGCGGCGGCGAATGGTCCACAGAGGACGAAGAGGCCTTCAAGGAGCCGATCCGCGACCAGTACGAGGCGCAGGGCAGCCCGTACTACTCGACGGCGCGGCTGTGGGACGACGGTGTGATCGACCCGGCGGACACCCGCACGGTGCTCGGCCTCGCGCTGTCCGCGACGGCCAACGCGCCTTTGTCCGATGTCAACTACGGCGTCTTCAGGATGTGA
- a CDS encoding acyl-CoA dehydrogenase family protein yields MIDFRLDDEYEALRKTVEEFARSEVAPVIGDLYEREEFPYEIVAKMAEMGLFGLPFPEEYGGMGGDYFALCLTLEELARVDSSVAITVEAGVSLGAMPIYRFGTEEQKQKWLPELCAGTALGAFGLTEPGGGSDAGATRTRAKLDGDTWVINGSKSFITNSGTDITKLVTVTAVTDVKENGRKEISAIIVPSGTPGFAVAPKYSKVGWNCSDTHELSFDDVRVPAENLVGERGRGYAQFLSILDEGRVAIAALSVGLAQGCVDECLTYVKEREAFGHKIGEYQAIQFKIADMEVRTHTARLAYYAAASKMLRGEPFKKEASIAKLVASNAAMDNSRDATQIFGGYGFMNEFPVSRFYRDAKILEIGEGTSEVQRMLIARHLGVA; encoded by the coding sequence ATGATCGACTTTCGGCTGGATGACGAGTACGAGGCGCTGCGCAAGACGGTCGAGGAATTCGCGCGCTCCGAGGTCGCCCCGGTCATCGGCGACCTCTACGAGCGGGAGGAGTTCCCGTACGAGATCGTCGCGAAGATGGCCGAGATGGGCCTGTTCGGCCTGCCCTTCCCCGAGGAATACGGCGGCATGGGCGGCGACTACTTCGCGCTCTGCCTGACCCTGGAGGAGTTGGCGCGCGTCGATTCCTCGGTCGCGATCACCGTCGAGGCGGGTGTTTCCCTGGGCGCCATGCCGATCTACCGGTTCGGCACCGAGGAGCAGAAACAGAAGTGGCTTCCGGAGCTGTGCGCCGGGACCGCGCTCGGCGCCTTCGGGCTCACCGAGCCCGGCGGCGGCTCGGACGCCGGTGCCACCCGCACGCGCGCGAAACTCGACGGCGACACCTGGGTGATCAACGGCAGCAAGTCGTTCATCACCAACTCCGGCACCGACATCACGAAACTGGTCACGGTCACCGCCGTCACCGACGTGAAGGAGAACGGGCGCAAGGAGATCTCGGCGATCATCGTCCCGTCCGGCACCCCGGGTTTCGCCGTCGCGCCGAAGTACTCCAAGGTCGGCTGGAACTGCTCGGACACGCACGAGCTCTCGTTCGACGACGTCCGCGTTCCGGCCGAGAACCTGGTCGGCGAACGCGGCCGCGGTTACGCCCAGTTCCTGTCTATTTTGGACGAAGGCCGGGTCGCGATCGCCGCGCTGAGCGTCGGGCTGGCGCAGGGCTGCGTCGACGAATGCCTGACCTACGTCAAGGAACGCGAGGCGTTCGGGCACAAGATCGGTGAGTACCAGGCTATCCAGTTCAAGATCGCCGACATGGAGGTGCGCACGCACACCGCACGGCTGGCGTACTACGCGGCGGCGTCGAAGATGCTGCGCGGCGAGCCGTTCAAGAAGGAGGCGTCGATCGCGAAGCTCGTCGCGTCGAACGCCGCCATGGACAACTCGCGGGACGCGACGCAGATCTTCGGCGGGTACGGCTTCATGAACGAGTTTCCGGTGAGCCGTTTCTACCGGGACGCGAAGATCCTCGAGATCGGTGAAGGGACCTCGGAGGTGCAGCGGATGCTGATCGCGCGGCACCTCGGCGTCGCCTGA
- a CDS encoding RNA polymerase-binding protein RbpA, with product MADRVLRGSRLGAVSYETDRNHDLAPRRTVRYACPKNHEFEVPFSDDAEIPSVWECRLHGSESEIVDGGQPEQKKVKPPRTHWDMLLERRSIPELEDLLNERLAELKGRRTTRSA from the coding sequence ATGGCCGACCGTGTTCTCCGTGGAAGCCGGCTGGGAGCGGTCAGCTACGAGACCGACCGCAACCACGACCTCGCGCCTCGGCGCACCGTGCGCTACGCCTGCCCCAAGAACCACGAGTTCGAGGTGCCCTTCTCCGACGACGCCGAGATCCCCTCGGTGTGGGAGTGCAGGCTGCACGGCAGCGAGTCCGAGATCGTGGACGGCGGGCAGCCGGAGCAGAAGAAGGTCAAGCCCCCGAGGACGCACTGGGACATGCTCCTGGAGCGTCGTTCGATCCCGGAGCTCGAAGATCTGCTCAACGAACGTCTCGCCGAGCTGAAGGGACGCAGGACCACCCGGTCCGCCTGA
- the metX gene encoding homoserine O-acetyltransferase MetX, whose amino-acid sequence MTGAWREGEPPGRRRFVSGVRALETGGTLPFTLAYETWGTLNSSASNAILVEHALTGDSHAVGPAEEGHVSPGWWDGLIGPGKAIDTDAFFVVVPNVLGGCQGSTGPSSRHPDGNPWGSRFPVVTVRDQVSTETVLADALGIGRWAAVIGGSMGGMRALEWAVSEPDRVAALLVLASTAQASADQIAWAAPQLHAIRADPGWHGGDYYDVPGGGPDAGLGIARRIAHATYRSEAELAQRFGRRYQDGEDPLRGGRFAVESYLDHHAGKLSRRFDAGSYVVLTESMNTHDVGRGRGGVANALGRITARTVAAGVDSDRLYPLYQSQAIADGIDGAEFAVIGSPYGHDSFLIETEQIARLVKLLLD is encoded by the coding sequence GTGACCGGTGCGTGGCGAGAGGGAGAGCCGCCTGGACGTCGCCGGTTCGTCAGCGGCGTCCGGGCGCTCGAAACCGGCGGGACGCTGCCTTTCACCCTCGCCTACGAGACCTGGGGAACGCTGAACTCCAGCGCCTCCAACGCGATCCTCGTCGAGCACGCGCTGACCGGGGACAGCCACGCCGTCGGCCCCGCGGAGGAAGGCCACGTCAGCCCCGGCTGGTGGGACGGCCTGATCGGGCCGGGCAAGGCGATCGACACCGACGCTTTCTTCGTGGTGGTCCCGAACGTACTCGGTGGCTGCCAGGGCTCGACCGGCCCGTCTTCGCGGCATCCGGACGGAAACCCTTGGGGCAGCAGATTTCCCGTGGTGACCGTGCGGGATCAGGTGTCCACCGAGACCGTCCTCGCCGACGCGCTGGGCATCGGCCGGTGGGCCGCGGTGATCGGCGGGTCCATGGGTGGCATGCGCGCGCTGGAATGGGCGGTGAGCGAGCCGGATCGGGTCGCGGCGCTGCTCGTGCTCGCGTCGACGGCGCAGGCGTCGGCGGACCAGATCGCCTGGGCCGCGCCGCAACTGCACGCCATCCGCGCGGATCCGGGCTGGCACGGCGGCGACTACTACGACGTCCCCGGCGGCGGCCCGGACGCCGGCCTCGGTATCGCGCGCCGTATCGCGCACGCGACCTATCGCAGCGAAGCCGAACTGGCGCAACGCTTCGGCCGGCGTTACCAAGACGGTGAAGATCCCTTGCGCGGCGGGCGGTTCGCCGTCGAGTCCTATTTGGACCATCATGCCGGGAAGCTTTCCCGCCGATTCGACGCCGGCAGCTACGTGGTGCTCACCGAATCGATGAACACGCACGACGTCGGCCGTGGGCGGGGCGGGGTCGCGAACGCGCTCGGCCGGATCACCGCGCGCACGGTCGCGGCCGGGGTGGACAGTGACCGGCTTTACCCGCTGTACCAGTCGCAGGCCATCGCAGACGGGATCGACGGGGCGGAGTTCGCCGTCATCGGCTCGCCGTACGGGCACGACTCGTTCCTGATCGAGACCGAGCAGATCGCGCGGCTGGTGAAGCTGCTGCTCGATTAG
- a CDS encoding bifunctional o-acetylhomoserine/o-acetylserine sulfhydrylase: MSADGWSFETKQIHAGAAPDTATGARATPIYQTTSYVFRDSQHGADLFSLAEPGNIYTRINNPTQDVLEQRLAALEGGVAALAFASGSAATTAAILNLANAGDHFVSSPSLYGGTYNLFHYTLPKLGIEVSFVEDQDDIEQWKAAVRPNTKLFFAETLANPGSNVLDIRAVADAAHESGVPLVVDNTVPTPYLVRPIEHGADIVVHSATKYLGGHGTTVAGVLVDGGTFDFGEDPARFPGFNEADPSYHGLKYWEALGPGAYAAKARVQILRDTGAAIAPLNSFLILQGIETLSLRLERHVANAQALAEWLEQRDEVEKVYYAGLPSSPHHEAAKKYLPKGAGAVLSFDLRGGVDAGRAFVDGTELHSQLVNIGDVRSLIVHPASTTHSQLTPEEQASSGVTPGLVRLAVGLEGIEDLKADLEAGFRAAKAAL; this comes from the coding sequence ATGAGCGCGGACGGATGGTCGTTCGAGACCAAGCAGATCCACGCGGGTGCGGCGCCGGACACCGCCACCGGCGCGCGGGCGACCCCGATCTACCAGACCACCTCGTACGTGTTCCGCGACAGCCAGCACGGCGCCGACCTCTTCAGTCTCGCCGAGCCCGGCAACATCTACACGCGGATCAACAACCCCACGCAGGACGTGCTGGAGCAGCGGCTCGCGGCGCTCGAAGGCGGTGTCGCGGCGCTGGCGTTCGCCTCCGGGAGCGCGGCGACGACGGCGGCCATCCTCAACCTCGCGAACGCGGGCGACCACTTCGTCTCCAGTCCCTCCCTCTACGGCGGCACCTACAACCTCTTCCACTACACGCTCCCGAAGCTCGGCATCGAGGTCTCGTTCGTCGAGGATCAGGACGACATCGAGCAGTGGAAGGCCGCCGTCCGGCCCAACACCAAGCTGTTCTTCGCCGAGACGCTGGCCAATCCGGGCAGCAACGTGCTCGACATCCGCGCGGTCGCCGACGCCGCGCACGAATCCGGTGTCCCGCTGGTCGTCGACAACACCGTGCCGACCCCGTACCTCGTGCGCCCGATCGAGCACGGCGCCGACATCGTGGTCCACTCGGCGACCAAGTACCTCGGCGGGCACGGCACCACGGTCGCCGGTGTGCTGGTCGACGGCGGCACCTTCGACTTCGGCGAGGATCCGGCGCGGTTCCCCGGATTCAACGAAGCCGACCCGAGCTACCACGGCCTCAAGTACTGGGAGGCCCTCGGCCCGGGCGCGTACGCCGCCAAAGCTCGGGTCCAGATCCTGCGCGACACCGGCGCCGCGATCGCACCGTTGAACAGTTTCCTGATCCTGCAAGGAATCGAGACACTTTCGCTGCGTCTGGAGCGGCACGTGGCCAACGCGCAGGCACTGGCCGAATGGCTGGAGCAGCGCGACGAGGTCGAAAAGGTGTACTACGCCGGGCTGCCGTCGAGCCCGCACCACGAGGCGGCGAAGAAGTACTTGCCGAAGGGTGCCGGCGCGGTGCTGTCGTTCGATCTGCGCGGCGGTGTCGACGCCGGACGGGCCTTTGTGGACGGTACGGAACTGCACAGCCAGCTGGTCAACATCGGTGACGTGCGCAGCCTGATCGTGCACCCGGCCTCGACCACGCACAGCCAGCTCACGCCCGAGGAGCAGGCCTCCAGCGGGGTCACGCCGGGTCTCGTTCGGCTCGCCGTCGGGCTGGAAGGGATCGAGGACCTCAAGGCCGATCTCGAGGCCGGATTCCGGGCGGCCAAGGCCGCTCTGTGA
- a CDS encoding biotin carboxylase N-terminal domain-containing protein, which translates to MFDTVLVANRGEIAVRVIRSLRGLGIRSVAVYSDADADARHVREAHTAVRIGPAEAAKSYLSIPAIVQAAVDTGAQAVHPGYGFLAENAEFARACADAGLVFIGPPVEAIDAMGDKIRAKATVSKAGVPVVPGASDVDIPEGGFAAAAEKVGFPLLLKPSAGGGGKGMRLVTELSELDAAVESARREAKGSFGDDTLLMERFVTTPRHIEIQVLADTHGNVIHLGERECSLQRRHQKIIEEAPSVLLDEATRAKMGASAVEAARSVGYVGAGTVEFIVSATAPDEFFFMEMNTRLQVEHPVTELVTGLDLVEWQVKIAAGDVLTVAQDDVRLDGHAVEARVYAEDPARGFIPTGGTVLAVHEPSGEGVRVDSWMSEGAVIGSNYDPMLAKVIAWGPDRAAALHRLDLALADTALLGVGTNVAFLRGLLADGDVRDGKLDTGLVDRRLATLVSEVVPPEFFVAAALDRLLSLQPQGAVIDPWDVPDGWRLGGSGGIDFALKSGSSEVVVRVQGTPANALVSVDGAEPVRVSARREGDLLEVRHPTGFHRYRRAAGSGRTVWLARAGHSFAIGERERLRSAAGAAGGAGPVTSPMPGTVLVVKAAAGDVVSAGTPLVVVEAMKMEHTITAPIDGVVSELPVRAGQQVALDETVAVVTPQKDER; encoded by the coding sequence ATGTTCGACACGGTTCTGGTCGCCAACCGCGGCGAGATCGCCGTCCGCGTGATCCGCTCGCTGCGGGGGCTCGGCATCCGTTCGGTCGCGGTGTACAGCGACGCGGACGCCGACGCCCGGCACGTCCGGGAGGCGCACACCGCCGTCCGCATCGGCCCGGCCGAAGCGGCGAAGAGTTACCTGTCCATCCCGGCGATCGTCCAGGCGGCGGTCGACACGGGGGCGCAGGCGGTCCACCCCGGTTACGGCTTCCTCGCGGAGAACGCGGAATTCGCGCGTGCCTGCGCCGACGCCGGCCTGGTCTTCATCGGCCCGCCGGTCGAGGCCATCGACGCCATGGGTGACAAGATCCGCGCCAAGGCGACGGTGTCCAAGGCCGGTGTCCCGGTGGTGCCCGGTGCGTCCGATGTGGACATTCCCGAAGGCGGGTTCGCGGCCGCTGCGGAAAAGGTCGGCTTCCCGCTGCTGCTCAAGCCGTCCGCCGGTGGTGGTGGCAAGGGTATGCGGCTGGTCACCGAACTGTCCGAATTGGACGCGGCGGTCGAGTCCGCGCGCCGTGAGGCCAAGGGTTCCTTCGGTGACGACACGCTGCTCATGGAGCGGTTCGTCACCACGCCGCGCCATATCGAGATCCAGGTGCTCGCCGACACCCACGGCAACGTGATCCACCTTGGCGAGCGCGAGTGCAGTCTGCAACGGCGGCACCAGAAGATCATCGAAGAGGCGCCGTCGGTACTCCTCGACGAAGCGACGCGCGCGAAGATGGGCGCGTCCGCGGTCGAGGCCGCGCGCTCGGTGGGTTACGTCGGCGCGGGGACGGTCGAGTTCATCGTTTCGGCCACCGCGCCCGACGAGTTCTTCTTCATGGAGATGAACACCCGCCTCCAGGTCGAGCATCCGGTGACCGAGCTGGTCACCGGGCTGGATCTCGTGGAGTGGCAGGTCAAGATCGCCGCGGGGGACGTGCTCACCGTGGCGCAGGACGACGTCCGGCTGGACGGCCACGCCGTCGAAGCCCGCGTCTACGCCGAAGACCCCGCTCGCGGCTTCATTCCGACTGGGGGAACCGTGCTCGCGGTCCACGAGCCGTCCGGCGAGGGCGTGCGCGTCGACTCGTGGATGAGCGAAGGCGCGGTCATCGGTTCGAACTACGATCCGATGCTGGCCAAGGTCATCGCCTGGGGGCCGGACCGCGCGGCCGCGTTGCACCGGCTCGATCTCGCGCTCGCGGACACCGCGCTGCTCGGCGTCGGCACCAACGTCGCCTTCCTGCGCGGGCTCCTCGCCGACGGCGACGTCCGCGACGGCAAGCTCGACACCGGCCTCGTCGACCGGCGACTGGCCACTTTGGTCTCCGAGGTGGTGCCGCCGGAGTTCTTCGTGGCGGCGGCGCTCGACAGGCTGCTTTCCCTGCAACCGCAGGGAGCCGTCATCGATCCGTGGGACGTGCCGGACGGCTGGCGGCTCGGCGGGTCCGGCGGGATCGACTTCGCGTTGAAGTCGGGAAGTTCCGAAGTCGTCGTGCGGGTGCAGGGCACTCCGGCGAACGCGCTCGTGAGCGTCGACGGCGCCGAGCCGGTCCGGGTTTCCGCGCGACGCGAGGGTGATCTGCTGGAAGTCCGGCATCCCACCGGTTTCCACCGCTATCGGCGCGCGGCCGGGAGCGGGCGGACGGTGTGGCTCGCGCGTGCCGGTCACAGCTTCGCGATCGGCGAGCGCGAGAGGCTGCGCTCGGCGGCGGGTGCCGCGGGCGGCGCCGGACCGGTCACCAGCCCGATGCCCGGAACCGTGCTGGTGGTCAAGGCCGCCGCCGGTGACGTCGTGAGTGCCGGGACGCCGCTCGTGGTCGTCGAGGCGATGAAGATGGAGCACACGATCACCGCGCCGATCGACGGCGTGGTCAGCGAACTCCCCGTCCGGGCCGGCCAACAGGTCGCGCTGGACGAGACGGTAGCCGTGGTGACACCCCAAAAGGATGAGCGATGA